In the genome of Streptomyces sp. P3, the window ACCGTCGAGATGGCCCTCTACCTGATGCGCGAGCTGAGCGCCGGGTACGGCACCGACTCCCGGATCACCGACATGGTCGACAAACGCGAGATCTGGATCGTCCCCGACCTGAACCCGGACGGCGGAGAGTACGACATCGCCACCGGCTCCTACCGGTCGTGGCGCAAGAACCGGCAGCCCAACTCCGCCTCCTCGTACGTCGGGACGGACCTCAACCGGAACTGGGACTTCAAGTGGGGCTGCTGCGGCGGCTCTTCGGGCACCAAGTCGTCGGAGACCTACCGGGGCGCGTCAGCCGAGTCCGCGCCCGAGGTGAAGGTCGTCGCCGACTTCGTGCGCGGCCGGGTCGTGGGCGGCAGACAGCAGATCACCGCCGGGATCGACTTCCACACCTACAGCGAGCTGGTGCTGTGGCCGTTCGGCTACACGTACTCCGACACGGCGACCGGGATGACCGCGGACGACAACGCCGCGTTCAAGGCCGTCGGCCGGAAGATGGCCGCGAGCAACGGGTACACCGCCGAGCAGTCCAGCGACCTGTACATCACCGACGGCTCGATCGACGACTACCTCTGGGGAACGCAGAAGATCTTCTCGTACACCTTCGAGATGTACCCGTCGTCCGGTTCGGGAGGCGGTTTCTACCCGCCCGACGAGGTCATCGAGCGGGAGACCTCCCGTAACCGGGACGCGGTCCTGCAACTGCTGGAGAACGCGGACTGTATGTACCGCTCGATCGGCAAGCAGGCGCAGTACTGCAGCTAGCGCCGTGACCGGAACCGGCTAGTCGGCGTCCTTGGCTTCGTCCTTGGCCTTGGCCGGCTCGGCCGCCTCGGCGTCGTCGGGGTCCGCGGGCTCGGCCTCGCCGTCTTCGAAGTAGGCGTCGAGGACCGCGTCCAACTGGTCGTCCCACTCCTGGAAGCGCGCCCTGGCCGTCGCCTCGATCTCGATCGGGTACCAGCGGCGGTCGGGGGTGTGCACGGTGACGGTGTACCGCTTGCCGAAGCGCGGCGTCTCGGTCTCGACGGCGCCGATCTCGTCCCAGCGGAACTCGCACTCCTCCTCGTCGAGGCGGAGCCGGACGCCCCTGGCGTCGGCGGCGATCCGCGCACGGCGGTCCGAGGCCTCGAAGACGGGGCCCTCGGCGGGCACGTCCGGCTCCTCCTCTCCCCCGTCCTCGGCGTCGGTCCCGGCCTCCGCCCCGGCGTCGGTCTCCGCGCCGCGCCCGGTCTTCTCCACCTCCTCGGAGTCGACGACCGTCTCGGCGTCGTCGGCCTCGGCCGGCTTCGCGTCGGACGGCTCCGCGGTCACGGGCGACGTGAGCCCGGGGACGAATGCCGGGTCGAATCCGGCGCCCTCCAGGGGCTGGCTGCTCGAACCTATGCGCTGCTCCACAGCGGGCAGTATGGTCGAAGATCCTGTGCCGGACACAGCCAGCCCCTACTTCGTTACGGGAGTTCCGCACGGCGTTCCGTCAGAGACCCAGACGAAGGCGCTCAATACGGCCGCCCTCGCGCGGCCGCGGCTGGTGTCAGCCGAGGACGGCCAGCGCGTCGATCTCGACGAGCAGGCCCGCCGGCAGACCGACGTAGACGGTGGTGCGGGCGGCCGGCGGGGCGGTGAGGGCCTGCTCCTCGAAGTACGCGTCGTACACCTCGTTGAACTCGGCGAAGTGGCCGGTGTCGGTCAGGTGGACGCGGATCATCATGACGTCGTCCCAGCCCGCGCCGCCCTCGTTCAGGATCGACCTGACGTTGGCGAGGGTCTGCAGGGTCTGCTCGCGCAGACCGGGACCGGCCGGGGTCGGGGGCTTGCCCGGCTCGGCGGGCAGGAAGCCGACCTGGCCCGCCACCTGGAGGATGTTCCCCTTCCGCACGCCGTGCGAGAACCTCGCGGGCGGGGTGGTGTGGGTGCCGGGGGTGAGTGCGGTCTTCTCGGTCATACGGTGTCCTTGTCCGGAGCTGATACGGGGCTCCTGCCGGAGTACTCGCCGCTGACGGCGTCCGCCGCGCGGCGCACCAGCGGGAGCAGGGCGAGGAGTTCGTCGGCGGTGACGACGACGTTCGGCGCGGAGATCGACAGCGCGGCGACCACCCGGCCGTCGGCGCCCCGGACGGGCGCGGCGACGCAGTTGATGGACTCCTCGTGCCCGCCGAGGTCGGTGGCCCAGCCCTGCTCCCGCACCTTCCGCAGCTCCCGCAGGAAGGCGGGGGCGTCGGGCGTCGAACGAGCCGTGTAGAGGGGGTAGTCGAGGCTCTCGGCGACGGCCCGCCGCTCGGGTTCGGGCAGGTCGGCGAGGAGCAGCTTGGCGACGGCGGCGACCGTGACGGCGACCGGCCTGCCGATGCGCGAGTACATGCGCACCGGGTAGCGGCTCTCCACCTTGTCGATGTAGAGGACCTCGCCGTCCTCGTACACGGCGAGGTGGACGGTGTGGCCGCAGGCCTCGCCCAGCCGGACCAGGTGGGGGTGGGCGATCTCGCGGACGTCGAGGTTCTCCATCGCCTCCTGGGCGAGGGCGAACAGGCGGGCGCCCAGGCGGTAGCGCTGGTCGGACTGGCGGTAGACGAGGCCGTGCTCGTGCAGGGTGCGCAGCAGCCGCAGGGCGGTCGACTTGTGCACGTCGAGGCGGTCGGCGACCTGCCCGAGGCCGGCGGGGCCCTCGGCGAGCAGCGGCAGGATGCTCAGGGCGCGGTCGACGGTCTGGCTCATGGGGTGCGTACCTCCTCGGGGGCGGCCGGGGACTGCGTCCAGCCCGGGCCGAGTCGAAGTCTCCCCCACGCGGTGTCGTCGAGGGCGGCGAGCCGGTCGGCGTGGTCGCGGGCCGGGGGGACGGCGAGGTCGCCGGGGACGGTGAGGGCGGCGGCGGCCGTCAGATGCCCGTGCCGCAGCCGGTCGCGGGCGGGCAGCCCGCGCAGGGTGGCGGAGAGGAAACCGGCGGCGAAGGCGTCACCGGCGCCGACGGCGGCGACGACGTCGACCCGCGGGGCCGGGACGTGCAGGACGCGTTCCCCGTCGAAGAGGGTCGCCCCGTGCGCGCCCTGTTTGACGACGAGCACCTCGGGTTCGGGGATCGCGGCCCGTACGGCGTGGACGCCGTCCAGGCCCCACACCTCGGCGGCCTCGTCCTCGCCGACGAACACCAGGTCGGCGCCGCGGGCCAGTTCCCGCAGGATCCGGGGGCCGTCGCCGTCCGTCCACAGCCGGGGCCGGTGGTTGACGTCGAAGGAGACGAGCGGCCGGCCGGGCCGGGGGGCGGTCAGTTCGCGCAGCAGGTGGAGGCAGTCCGCGGAGAGGGCCGCGGTGATCCCGGTGAGGTGCAGGACCCGGCCGGCCCGTACGGCGTCGAGGCCCACGGTGTCGACGGACATCGCGCAGGCGGCGGACCCGGCCCGGTAGTAGGCGACCTCGTGGGCGTCGCCTGACCGGTCTCCGGCGGTGCGGAAGTAGACGCCGGTCGGACGGTGCGGGTCGCGTCGCACGCGGCTGACGTCGACGCCGTAGGAGCCGATGGTCCCGACGAGGTGGTCGCCGAAGCCGTCCGCCCCGACCCGGCCGACCCAGCGGGCCGTGTGGCCGGCCGCCGCCAGTGCGCAGACCACGTTGGACTCCGCGCCTCCGACGCCCCGGTCGAAGGAGGGCACGTCGGCGAGGCGACCGGGGCGGGAGGGCCGGAGGGCGATCATGGACTCGCCGAGCGCGACGACGTCCACGATGTCCACGGCCCGCGAGGCCTCGCAGGCGTCGGACGCGCCGGGGGCGTCGGGGGCGTTGCGGGGTCCGGTGGCGGTCACGATCGTCGTGGCTCCCGTGCTGGTGAGAGGCGGCGGATCCGTTGACCCCGCGTCGGCGGCGATGTTAGACAGCGGTCGGCGACATACGCAATGGACGTTGCAGCTTACGCAACGCTCCTGATCAGGGAGGTTCCATGAGTACCGAGGAGTTCGCGGCACTCGCCCGACTGGCCGAGGAGCGTGTCGACCACCGCTTCAAGGGCCTCCCGCCGGACGCCGACGGCCTCACCGTCGGCGAGCTGGCCGCCCAGCGCCGCAACCTCTTCACCGGCGGCTTCTCCACCCCCGTGCTGGCGCTCTCCGCCGAACGCCTCGAGCACAACCTCGCGCTCATGGAGACGTACGCGACCCGGCACGGTCTCGCCTTCGCGCCGCACGGCAAGACCTCCATGGCCCCGCAGCTCTTCAGGCGCCAGCTCGACCGCGGCGCCTGGGGCATCACCCTCGCGGTCCCGCACCAGGTGCGGGTGGCGCGGGCGTACGGCGTCCGGCGGATCTTCCTCGCCAACGAAGTGGTGGACCCGGCGGCCCTGCGCTGGATGTCCGCCGAACTCGACGCCGACCCCGGGTTCCGCCTGGTCTGTTACGTCGACTCCGTGCGCGGTGTCCAACTGATGGACGCGGCCCTGCGCGGCGCCGCCCGTCCCCTCGACGTCGTGGTCGAGCTGTCCGCCGGTGACGGCGCGCGCACCGGCGTGCGCACGCGGGAGGAGGGCGCGGCGGTCGCGGACGCGGTGGCGGCCGTCCCGACGCTGCGGCTGGTCGGGGTCGCGGGCTACGAGGGCGAGGTGCCGGGGGCCGACCCGGAGCGGGTGCACGCCTGGCTGCGCCGGCTGGTCGCCCTGGCCGCCGGCTTCGACGGGGCGGGGCGGTTCGCGGGCGTCGAGGAGATCGTCGTCAGCGCCGGCGGCAGCGCCTGGTTCGACACGGTCGCCGACGTCTTCGCCGCGGTCCCCGAACTCTCCCTCCCCGTGCTGAAGTTGCTGCGCTCGGGGGCGTACGTCTCGCACGACGACGGGCACTACCGCAAGCTCACGCCGTTCAACCGGGTCCCCGGGGAGGGCGCGCTGCGGCCCGCGTTCCGGCTGTGGACCCAGGTCGTCTCCCGCCCCTCCCCCGACCAGGCGTTCGTCAACGCGGGCAAGCGCGACGCCGCCTACGACCTCGACCTGCCCTTCGCCCAGGTGATCCGCCGTGACGGCCGTGAACGCCCCGCGACCGGCGTGTCGCTGACCGCCCTGTCCGACCAGCACGCCTGGCTGCGCACGACGGACGAGGCGGACCTCGAGGTCGGCGACTGGGTGGGCCTCGGCCTGTCCCACCCGTGCACGTCCTTCGACAAGTGGCCGCTGATCCCGCTGGCCGAGGCGGACGGCACGGTGATCGACTACATCCGCACGTACTTCTGACCCGTCCGAGCGGAGGCCGACCATGGAAGAACTCGTCATCCGGGACGCCGACGTCGTCGACGGCACGGGCGCGGACTCCTACCGCGCGGACGTGGTGATCGACGCCGGCAGGATCGTCCGAATCGTCAAGGAGGCGGCGGCCGCGGGCTGTCAGCGTCCGAGAGCCGTGCGGAAGCTGGACGCGGAGGGGCTGGTCCTCTCCCCCGGTTTCATCGACATGCACGCCCACAGCGACCTGGCGCTGCTGCGCGACCCGGACCACAGCGCGAAGGCGGCGCAGGGCGTGACGCTCGAGGTCCTGGGCCAGGACGGTCTGTCGTACGCCCCGGTCGACGACCGCACCCTCGAAGAGGTGCGCCGCGCCATCACCGGCTGGAACGGTCCCGGCGACGACGTCGACTTCGACTGGCGCTCGGTGGGCGAGTACCTGGACCGGCTGGACCGCGGTGTCGACGGACGGGGCATCGCCGTGAACGCGGCGTACCTCGTCCCGCAGGGCACGGTCCGGGCCCTCGTCGTCGGCTGGGAGGACCGCCCCGCCACGCCGCGGGAGCTGGACCGGATGCGGCGGCTGGTGGCGGAGGGCCTGGAGCAGGGTGCCGTCGGCCTGTCGTCCGGGCTGACGTACACGCCCGGGATGTACGCCGGGAACGCCGAACTGGAGGAGCTGTGCCGGGTGGTGGCGCGGTACGGCGGCTACTACTGCCCCCACCACCGCAGTTACGGCGCCGGTGCGCTGGAGGCGTACGCGGAGATGGTGGAGCTGGCCGGGAAGGCCGGCTGCGGCCTGCATCTGGCGCACGCCACCATGAACTTCGGCGTGAACGAGGGGCGCGCGCCCGAGCTGCTGGCCCTGCTGGACGAGGCGCTCGACGCGGGCGCCGACATCACCCTCGACACCTATCCCTACACCCCCGGCTGCACCACGCTCGCGGCCCTGCTGCCCAGTTGGGCGAGTGAGGGCGGCCCTTCGGAGGTCCTGCGCCGGCTCGCGGACGACGAGAGCGCCGAACGCATCCGCCACGATCTCGAGGTGAGGGGCGCGGACGGCTGCCACGGGGTGCCGGTGGACTGGGAGACGATCGAGATCTCCGGCGTGACCGACCCGGCGCTGGGCGACTTCGTGGGCCGCACGATCGGCGCGTCGGCCGCGCGTCTGGGCGAGGCTCCGTGGGCGACGGCGCGCCGGCTGCTGGTCGAGGACGGACTCGGCCCGACGATCCTGCAGCACGTGGGCCACGAGGAGAACGTCCGCGCGATCATGCGCCATCGTGTCCACACGGGCGGCTCGGACGGCGTCCTGACCGGCGCCCGGCCGCACCCGCGCGCCTACGGCACGTTCCCGCGCTATCTCGGCCACTACGTGCGCGAGTCGGGGCTCCTCACCCTGGAGGAGTGCGTCGCCCACCTGACCGGCCGTCCGGCGGCCCGGCTGCGCCTGCCGGACCGGGGCGTGATCCGTGAGGGCCACCGCGCCGACCTGGTGCTCTTCGACCCGGCGACGGTGGCGGCGGGCTCGACGTACGAGTCCCCGCGCACCCTGCCCACGGGCATCCCGCACGTCCTGGTCGACGGCCGGTTCGTCATCGAGGACGGCCGGCGCACGGACGTGCTGGCGGGGCGGGCGGTCCGTCGCGGTCCCACGTGACGGAACGCCCCGCCGCCCTGCTCGAGGGGCTGTCGGCGGACAGCCCCTACGGCTTGGGCAGGGTGCACCCGCTCTTGTTCAGGTTGATCTGGTTGCCGGTCGTGAAGCAGGCCGGGATCTGGTAGATCTCCTGGGCGTAGTTGATGCCCTTGCGGACGGTGACGTTGCCGTTGGCGTCGACCTCACAGGGGTTGTTCTCGGTGCAGCGCTGGCCGTCCTCGTTGCCGGTGTTGTTGACGGCGACGACCTTGCCGGTGGCCTGGTCGATCACCGGCGAGCCGGAGGTGCCGCCGATGGTCTGGCAGGCGGAGGTGTAACGGACCGAGTCCTTCCAGGTCCAGTCGCCCTCCTTCATCCGGTAGACGAACCCGTCGATGTTGCAGCTGTAGAGCCGCTTCCAGTAGCCGGACGCCACGGTGATGGCGGTGCCGGCGACCGGGTGCGTGTCCTGCACGGTCAGCGCCGAGATCCCGTACGAGTTCTTGATCGACGCGTAGGTGCTGGTGAGCTGGTAGATCGAGACGTCGGTGTCGGTCATCGT includes:
- a CDS encoding serine protease is translated as MRKPLVAAVFALAIAGAGAAPAVAAPVSAKPAAAAVSATPVAKAETRAAAPTLRAVNLAGTVALSNCSGSVVRFPGSLDTDPALVLSNGHCLSTGFPEPGEVLVNQASSRTFGLLNSAGTRVATLRASKLAYGTMTDTDVSIYQLTSTYASIKNSYGISALTVQDTHPVAGTAITVASGYWKRLYSCNIDGFVYRMKEGDWTWKDSVRYTSACQTIGGTSGSPVIDQATGKVVAVNNTGNEDGQRCTENNPCEVDANGNVTVRKGINYAQEIYQIPACFTTGNQINLNKSGCTLPKP
- a CDS encoding IclR family transcriptional regulator, which produces MSQTVDRALSILPLLAEGPAGLGQVADRLDVHKSTALRLLRTLHEHGLVYRQSDQRYRLGARLFALAQEAMENLDVREIAHPHLVRLGEACGHTVHLAVYEDGEVLYIDKVESRYPVRMYSRIGRPVAVTVAAVAKLLLADLPEPERRAVAESLDYPLYTARSTPDAPAFLRELRKVREQGWATDLGGHEESINCVAAPVRGADGRVVAALSISAPNVVVTADELLALLPLVRRAADAVSGEYSGRSPVSAPDKDTV
- a CDS encoding M14 family metallopeptidase; translated protein: MRLRIRRSGARSTVLAALLALALAAPFSAVTDASAGGARKPAPSADDIRQYEIHVHHSTPQLRTAIAASGVSVDEADEETVVVSGRAEQIGKLRAQGYAVSPLGAAPDRVAEDEVRLFDFPSADAKYHNYAEMTAEIDQRVAARPDIMSKRVIGRSYQGRDIVAVKISDNVAVDEAEPEVLFTHHQHAREHLTVEMALYLMRELSAGYGTDSRITDMVDKREIWIVPDLNPDGGEYDIATGSYRSWRKNRQPNSASSYVGTDLNRNWDFKWGCCGGSSGTKSSETYRGASAESAPEVKVVADFVRGRVVGGRQQITAGIDFHTYSELVLWPFGYTYSDTATGMTADDNAAFKAVGRKMAASNGYTAEQSSDLYITDGSIDDYLWGTQKIFSYTFEMYPSSGSGGGFYPPDEVIERETSRNRDAVLQLLENADCMYRSIGKQAQYCS
- a CDS encoding amino acid deaminase, with amino-acid sequence MSTEEFAALARLAEERVDHRFKGLPPDADGLTVGELAAQRRNLFTGGFSTPVLALSAERLEHNLALMETYATRHGLAFAPHGKTSMAPQLFRRQLDRGAWGITLAVPHQVRVARAYGVRRIFLANEVVDPAALRWMSAELDADPGFRLVCYVDSVRGVQLMDAALRGAARPLDVVVELSAGDGARTGVRTREEGAAVADAVAAVPTLRLVGVAGYEGEVPGADPERVHAWLRRLVALAAGFDGAGRFAGVEEIVVSAGGSAWFDTVADVFAAVPELSLPVLKLLRSGAYVSHDDGHYRKLTPFNRVPGEGALRPAFRLWTQVVSRPSPDQAFVNAGKRDAAYDLDLPFAQVIRRDGRERPATGVSLTALSDQHAWLRTTDEADLEVGDWVGLGLSHPCTSFDKWPLIPLAEADGTVIDYIRTYF
- a CDS encoding sugar kinase gives rise to the protein MDIVDVVALGESMIALRPSRPGRLADVPSFDRGVGGAESNVVCALAAAGHTARWVGRVGADGFGDHLVGTIGSYGVDVSRVRRDPHRPTGVYFRTAGDRSGDAHEVAYYRAGSAACAMSVDTVGLDAVRAGRVLHLTGITAALSADCLHLLRELTAPRPGRPLVSFDVNHRPRLWTDGDGPRILRELARGADLVFVGEDEAAEVWGLDGVHAVRAAIPEPEVLVVKQGAHGATLFDGERVLHVPAPRVDVVAAVGAGDAFAAGFLSATLRGLPARDRLRHGHLTAAAALTVPGDLAVPPARDHADRLAALDDTAWGRLRLGPGWTQSPAAPEEVRTP
- a CDS encoding RidA family protein produces the protein MTEKTALTPGTHTTPPARFSHGVRKGNILQVAGQVGFLPAEPGKPPTPAGPGLREQTLQTLANVRSILNEGGAGWDDVMMIRVHLTDTGHFAEFNEVYDAYFEEQALTAPPAARTTVYVGLPAGLLVEIDALAVLG
- a CDS encoding amidohydrolase family protein, whose translation is MEELVIRDADVVDGTGADSYRADVVIDAGRIVRIVKEAAAAGCQRPRAVRKLDAEGLVLSPGFIDMHAHSDLALLRDPDHSAKAAQGVTLEVLGQDGLSYAPVDDRTLEEVRRAITGWNGPGDDVDFDWRSVGEYLDRLDRGVDGRGIAVNAAYLVPQGTVRALVVGWEDRPATPRELDRMRRLVAEGLEQGAVGLSSGLTYTPGMYAGNAELEELCRVVARYGGYYCPHHRSYGAGALEAYAEMVELAGKAGCGLHLAHATMNFGVNEGRAPELLALLDEALDAGADITLDTYPYTPGCTTLAALLPSWASEGGPSEVLRRLADDESAERIRHDLEVRGADGCHGVPVDWETIEISGVTDPALGDFVGRTIGASAARLGEAPWATARRLLVEDGLGPTILQHVGHEENVRAIMRHRVHTGGSDGVLTGARPHPRAYGTFPRYLGHYVRESGLLTLEECVAHLTGRPAARLRLPDRGVIREGHRADLVLFDPATVAAGSTYESPRTLPTGIPHVLVDGRFVIEDGRRTDVLAGRAVRRGPT